In one window of Blattabacterium sp. (Cryptocercus punctulatus) str. Cpu DNA:
- a CDS encoding YitT family protein, whose amino-acid sequence MKYTNFLKNLKYILQIFLGINSVAFGLESFLIPNSFIDGGIMGISLLLNMLTPLKLQFLLIFLNFPFIILGYKHIGHDFAIKTLISMFLLSLVLITINFPILTKDKMLASIFGGFFIGSGIGLTIRGGGVLDGTEVFAIYVSRKISYFSVSDIIILINISIFLISSFYLSIESAFYSILSYLVAAKTIDFIIDGIEEYTSVTIITDKSKKIHQMIKKLGFGVTIYNGKSGYNMKKLNIIYTIVTRLEINKLKIEIEKIDSKAFIITQNIKNTQGGMVKKRPFH is encoded by the coding sequence ATGAAATATACAAATTTTTTGAAAAATCTTAAATATATACTACAAATTTTTTTAGGGATAAATAGTGTTGCTTTTGGATTAGAAAGTTTTCTTATTCCAAATTCTTTTATAGATGGAGGAATAATGGGTATTTCTTTACTGTTAAATATGCTAACTCCATTAAAATTACAATTTTTATTAATTTTTTTAAATTTTCCTTTTATTATTTTAGGATATAAACATATAGGACATGATTTTGCTATAAAAACTTTGATTTCTATGTTTTTATTATCATTAGTTTTAATAACTATTAATTTTCCAATTTTAACAAAAGATAAAATGTTAGCTTCTATTTTTGGAGGATTTTTTATAGGTTCAGGAATAGGATTAACTATTAGGGGCGGTGGAGTTTTAGATGGCACTGAAGTATTCGCTATTTATGTAAGTAGAAAAATAAGTTATTTTTCTGTAAGTGATATTATCATATTAATTAATATTTCCATTTTTTTAATATCTTCTTTTTATCTATCAATAGAATCCGCTTTTTATTCAATATTAAGTTATTTAGTAGCAGCTAAAACTATTGATTTTATTATAGATGGAATAGAAGAATATACCAGTGTTACTATTATAACTGATAAATCAAAAAAAATACATCAGATGATTAAAAAACTAGGATTTGGAGTAACCATTTATAATGGAAAAAGTGGATATAATATGAAAAAATTGAATATTATATATACAATAGTCACTCGTTTAGAAATAAATAAACTTAAAATAGAAATAGAAAAAATAGATTCTAAAGCTTTTATTATTACACAAAATATTAAAAATACGCAAGGTGGTATGGTAAAAAAAAGACCTTTTCATTAA
- the lnt gene encoding apolipoprotein N-acyltransferase, giving the protein MHYKLFFFYSILSGILLGLGWPTNGNPLFLFIAFIPLLYIEESLSNSFFYSKKIIFLIFIFSFLSFLIWNAISTWWLSYAKRPNGDFAIEAYLIPVFCNAFFMSMVFIFFSWIKKSVDNKKIGYIFLICIWISFEKMHLEWELSWPWLNLGNGFSNHIDWIQWYEYTGSLGGSIWIWSVNIGLMNSIIEYQTNNNQLKLYKKIFINVGKIFLLIFISNYIYLKYEEKNDGSVEVFILQPNIDPYYQKYKISTDKLIFRLKKLMDKKISFKKKTFIIAPETVLPGKGKKISMENIEKDRTISIFRNYLSRFYPKTVFITGVELYALYHKWNRSKTSTPIFLEYENNIRWLDLFNSIIQIGGSENTKIHHKSKLVPAVETFPYKKILCPILGDILLNFGGSIMEHGKSKDPFSDIFIHPNFGIKVVPIICYESIFGEYVSKFIKKNNADFIVIITNDGWWGRSQGYKQHLYYARLRAIENRKYIARSSNTGVSCFINEKGEIISSIPYGKKGILSDKVIINRRMTFYTKNGDYLAKISLLTVIIIFIYTTIFRFYIKNKI; this is encoded by the coding sequence TTGCATTATAAATTATTTTTTTTCTATAGTATACTTTCTGGAATTTTATTGGGATTAGGATGGCCTACTAATGGGAATCCCTTATTTTTATTCATAGCTTTTATTCCTTTATTATATATAGAAGAAAGTTTGAGTAATTCTTTTTTCTATTCCAAAAAAATTATCTTTTTAATTTTTATATTTTCTTTTCTTAGTTTTTTAATCTGGAATGCGATTTCTACATGGTGGTTATCTTATGCAAAAAGACCTAATGGTGATTTTGCGATAGAAGCTTATTTAATTCCTGTATTTTGTAATGCTTTTTTTATGTCAATGGTATTCATTTTTTTTTCATGGATAAAAAAAAGTGTAGACAATAAAAAGATAGGATATATATTCTTAATTTGTATATGGATATCATTTGAAAAAATGCATTTAGAATGGGAATTATCTTGGCCTTGGTTAAATTTAGGAAATGGATTTTCTAATCATATTGATTGGATACAATGGTATGAATATACGGGATCTTTAGGGGGTAGCATTTGGATATGGAGTGTTAATATAGGATTAATGAATTCTATTATAGAATATCAAACAAATAATAATCAACTAAAATTATACAAAAAAATTTTTATAAATGTAGGAAAAATATTTTTACTAATTTTTATTTCAAACTATATATATTTGAAATATGAAGAAAAAAATGATGGATCTGTAGAAGTATTCATTTTACAACCTAATATTGATCCATATTATCAGAAGTATAAAATTTCTACGGATAAATTAATTTTTCGATTGAAAAAATTAATGGATAAAAAAATATCTTTTAAAAAAAAAACATTTATTATAGCTCCAGAAACAGTTTTACCTGGAAAAGGTAAAAAAATTTCTATGGAAAATATCGAAAAAGATAGAACTATTTCAATATTTAGAAATTATCTCAGTAGATTTTATCCAAAAACCGTATTTATTACAGGAGTAGAATTATATGCTTTATATCATAAATGGAATAGAAGTAAAACTTCTACTCCCATTTTTTTGGAATATGAAAATAATATACGATGGTTGGATTTATTTAATTCTATAATTCAAATTGGGGGATCTGAAAATACAAAAATTCATCATAAATCAAAACTAGTACCAGCTGTAGAAACTTTTCCTTATAAAAAAATTCTTTGCCCTATATTAGGGGATATTTTACTTAATTTTGGAGGAAGTATAATGGAACATGGAAAATCAAAAGATCCTTTTTCCGATATATTTATACATCCTAATTTTGGAATTAAAGTAGTTCCTATCATTTGCTATGAATCTATTTTTGGAGAATACGTATCTAAATTTATTAAAAAAAATAATGCGGATTTTATAGTAATAATAACTAATGATGGATGGTGGGGTAGATCACAAGGATACAAACAACACCTTTATTATGCTCGTCTTAGAGCAATTGAAAATAGAAAGTATATAGCTAGATCTTCCAACACAGGAGTATCTTGTTTTATTAATGAAAAAGGAGAAATAATTTCTTCTATTCCTTATGGAAAAAAGGGAATATTATCCGATAAAGTTATCATTAATAGAAGGATGACCTTTTATACAAAAAATGGAGATTATCTTGCTAAGATAAGTTTATTAACAGTAATAATAATTTTCATTTATACAACAATATTTCGTTTTTATATAAAAAATAAGATTTGA
- a CDS encoding bifunctional ADP-dependent NAD(P)H-hydrate dehydratase/NAD(P)H-hydrate epimerase, translated as MKILSLNQIKKIDQYCIDNEDISSIELIERSAKSCLNWIIHNYHNIQKVILLAGNGKNGGDGLSLARMLSKQYGNSTVITIYILNISNHFSPEFIINKNKILKYGGIKLKTIHEGEEFPIFLDNKDSLLIDAIFGIGLNRPIKKYWKSFFNYINENKFISVISIDIPSGLFMEKNQNNFEGIIKATHTLTFKSPKLPFFLSDYANYIGKWHLLNIGYKKSYTNEMYVKNFYIDDIFIKSIYKKRKKFSHKGTYGHGLLIGGYHGMIGSMALSSKASFRIGIGKLSIYVPRCGYQILQILIPEAIINTDSEDKFISNIPINIHVNAIGIGMGMGKKTITAYALESFFLKNKKNKIPMVIDADAINILANRFKIINFIPEKTIFTPHTKEFRRLCGPWKNDYQKLKLLKKFSKKYKIYIVLKGAHTVISTPNGNLYFNSTGNPGMATAGSGDVLSGMITGLLAQGYTPKQSCIMGVYLHGLAGDIASIEKNEESIIAEDIINYIGKSYQKIKMYKKK; from the coding sequence ATGAAAATTCTTTCGTTAAATCAAATTAAAAAAATAGATCAATATTGTATTGATAACGAAGATATTTCTTCTATAGAATTAATAGAAAGATCTGCAAAAAGTTGTTTAAATTGGATTATTCATAATTATCATAATATTCAAAAAGTTATACTATTAGCAGGAAATGGAAAAAATGGTGGAGATGGACTTTCCTTAGCAAGAATGTTATCTAAACAATATGGGAATAGTACGGTAATAACTATATATATTCTTAATATTTCTAATCATTTTTCTCCAGAATTTATCATTAATAAAAATAAAATACTAAAATATGGAGGAATAAAATTGAAAACTATTCATGAGGGAGAAGAATTTCCTATTTTTTTAGATAATAAAGATAGTCTACTTATTGATGCAATTTTTGGAATTGGATTGAATAGACCTATAAAAAAATATTGGAAATCTTTTTTTAATTATATTAATGAAAATAAATTTATATCCGTTATTTCTATAGATATTCCATCAGGCCTTTTTATGGAAAAAAATCAAAATAATTTTGAAGGAATTATAAAAGCTACTCATACATTAACTTTTAAAAGTCCTAAATTACCTTTTTTTTTATCAGATTATGCTAACTATATTGGAAAATGGCATTTATTGAATATTGGATATAAAAAATCATATACAAATGAAATGTATGTAAAAAATTTTTATATCGATGATATTTTTATTAAATCCATATATAAAAAAAGAAAAAAATTTTCTCATAAAGGTACCTATGGTCATGGACTACTTATTGGAGGATATCATGGAATGATTGGATCTATGGCTCTTTCTTCAAAAGCAAGTTTTCGAATTGGTATTGGAAAATTGAGTATATATGTACCACGTTGTGGATATCAAATTTTACAAATTCTCATACCAGAAGCTATTATAAATACAGATTCCGAAGATAAATTTATAAGTAATATACCTATTAATATTCATGTAAATGCGATAGGTATAGGAATGGGTATGGGAAAAAAAACTATAACTGCATATGCATTAGAATCTTTTTTTTTAAAAAATAAAAAAAATAAAATACCTATGGTCATAGATGCTGATGCCATAAATATATTAGCCAATCGATTCAAAATAATAAATTTTATACCAGAAAAAACTATTTTTACTCCACATACAAAAGAATTTAGAAGATTATGTGGTCCATGGAAAAATGATTATCAAAAATTAAAATTATTAAAAAAATTTTCTAAAAAATATAAAATTTACATTGTATTAAAAGGAGCACATACAGTTATTTCAACTCCTAATGGAAATCTTTATTTTAATAGCACTGGAAATCCAGGAATGGCTACCGCAGGAAGTGGAGATGTATTAAGTGGAATGATTACGGGTTTATTAGCTCAAGGATATACACCCAAACAATCTTGTATTATGGGGGTATACTTACATGGGTTAGCAGGAGATATAGCTTCAATAGAAAAAAATGAAGAATCTATAATAGCGGAAGATATCATAAATTATATAGGAAAATCTTATCAAAAAATAAAAATGTATAAAAAAAAATAA
- a CDS encoding dihydrolipoamide acetyltransferase family protein, whose protein sequence is MSEYNLILPSMGESIAEATIIRWLKKEGDYIKKEDLLVEISTDKVDSEITSPVNGILKKKLFSTNEVAKVGSSIAILEIEDKEIYLENKKRFYSPFVRTIAKQEGINFDELEFIEGTGKNGIINKNDIIKYIKNKKEKKIVRKNDTILSPTYCIINNNQQNNEDENETIVEMDRIRKITSSHMVTSKKISAHVTSFVEADVTNIVKWRDKMKDIFKKNTGEKLTLMSIFVECVVKAIKDFPMINISVNGTNIIKKKNIHIGLAIALPNGNLIVPVIKNADSYSLGGLIKIINNLIKRAKSNQLKPEETQGGTYTISNIGSFGNLFGTPIIHQPQVAIMGIGLIQKKLSVIEKPEGDFIGIRHKIYLSHSYDHRVIDGILGGGFVKKVALYLEEYKCYTTII, encoded by the coding sequence ATGTCCGAGTATAATTTAATTCTTCCATCCATGGGTGAAAGTATAGCTGAGGCTACTATTATTCGTTGGTTAAAAAAAGAAGGAGATTATATAAAAAAAGAAGATTTATTAGTAGAAATTTCTACGGATAAAGTAGATTCGGAAATTACTTCTCCAGTAAATGGAATACTGAAAAAAAAATTATTTTCTACAAATGAAGTAGCTAAAGTAGGAAGTTCTATAGCTATTTTAGAAATAGAAGATAAAGAAATTTATCTAGAAAATAAAAAACGATTTTATTCCCCTTTTGTACGTACCATTGCTAAACAAGAAGGGATTAATTTTGATGAATTAGAATTTATAGAAGGTACTGGAAAAAATGGAATAATTAATAAAAATGATATTATAAAATATATTAAAAATAAAAAAGAAAAAAAAATAGTTAGGAAAAATGATACTATTTTATCTCCTACTTATTGTATCATAAATAATAATCAGCAGAATAACGAAGATGAAAACGAAACTATAGTAGAAATGGATAGAATTCGTAAAATAACTTCATCTCATATGGTTACTAGTAAAAAAATATCTGCTCATGTAACATCTTTTGTTGAAGCTGATGTTACAAACATAGTCAAATGGAGAGATAAAATGAAGGATATTTTTAAGAAAAATACAGGAGAAAAATTGACTTTGATGTCTATATTTGTAGAATGTGTAGTGAAAGCTATAAAAGATTTTCCTATGATAAATATATCTGTCAATGGAACTAATATTATAAAAAAAAAAAATATTCATATAGGATTAGCTATAGCATTACCTAATGGTAATCTCATTGTTCCTGTGATTAAAAATGCAGATTCTTATAGTTTGGGGGGATTAATCAAAATTATCAATAATTTAATAAAAAGAGCTAAATCTAATCAATTAAAACCTGAAGAAACTCAAGGAGGTACCTATACTATTAGTAATATAGGAAGTTTTGGAAATCTATTTGGAACTCCTATTATACATCAACCTCAAGTTGCTATTATGGGAATAGGATTAATACAAAAAAAATTATCTGTTATAGAAAAACCAGAAGGAGATTTTATTGGAATAAGACATAAGATTTATTTATCTCATTCTTATGATCATCGTGTAATAGATGGTATCCTCGGAGGTGGATTTGTTAAAAAAGTTGCCTTATATTTAGAAGAATATAAATGTTATACAACAATAATATGA
- a CDS encoding inorganic diphosphatase, producing the protein MKINFDVFIEIPKGSRNKYEFDKKNNLIRLDRVLYSPMSYPTDYGFIPKTLSKDGDPLDVLVFLTEPTIPGCLIRVKPIGIFFMTDENGEDEKIISVPISDPNYNIINDIDEISFHAKKEIEHFFLVYKDLENKKVIIGDWKNKDIAISIYKESYLRYKNHKD; encoded by the coding sequence ATGAAAATAAATTTTGATGTATTTATCGAAATTCCTAAAGGAAGTAGAAATAAATATGAGTTTGATAAAAAAAATAATTTAATTCGATTAGATCGGGTATTGTACTCTCCTATGAGTTATCCAACAGATTATGGTTTTATTCCAAAAACTCTTTCAAAAGATGGAGACCCATTAGACGTTTTAGTTTTTTTAACTGAACCAACTATTCCAGGATGTTTGATCAGAGTAAAACCAATTGGTATTTTTTTTATGACTGATGAAAATGGAGAAGATGAAAAAATTATTTCTGTTCCTATTTCAGATCCAAATTATAATATAATTAACGATATTGATGAAATTTCTTTTCATGCTAAAAAAGAAATTGAACATTTTTTTCTAGTATATAAAGATTTAGAAAATAAGAAAGTGATCATAGGTGATTGGAAAAATAAAGATATAGCAATTTCTATTTATAAAGAATCTTATTTAAGATATAAAAATCATAAAGATTAA
- the aspS gene encoding aspartate--tRNA ligase: protein MLYRTHNCGELCKKDIGKKVVLSGWIQKIRNLGSLIFIDIRDYFGIIQLVFSKNLIQNHFDLGKEFLIKVNGKVVKKKSKNYNISTGEIEILVSKLEILNPSILPPFIIEDKTDGDEECRMKYRYLDIRRNPIKNNLILRHKISIEIRNFLSKNGFIEIETPLLINHTPEGARSFVVPSRIHSGKFYSLPQSPQLFKQLLMIGGIDKYFQIVKCFRDEDSRSDRQIEFTQIDCEMSFVEVNEILLFFEYFIKYIFKKIKNIQLEPFTCITYSDAMTKYGTETPDLRFIIKILDINNFIQKNEFEYFQKKKFIIVINVLKCSHYTYDQIHSIIKSIKQSKIEDKEIFWVKFFPDKTFFYSKKKLFTRENLVKIINNIDSNPGDLLFIFFEKKIQTKIKLNKLRIDISNCLNILKNYQIFKPLWIIDLPLLEWNEKFQRYRSFHHPFTSPKKEDIHLLEKFPGNIRSKSYDLIINGVEIGGGSIRIHDKKIQNLIFKHLGLSIKEIKSEFGFLIKALEYGAPPHGGIAFGLDRLLSVLEGKGNIKDFIAFPKNNSGKDIMVNSPSFLKEKKLKELNI, encoded by the coding sequence ATGCTTTACCGAACACATAATTGCGGAGAATTATGTAAAAAAGATATTGGTAAAAAAGTTGTTTTATCTGGTTGGATTCAAAAAATAAGAAATTTAGGATCCTTAATTTTTATAGATATTAGAGATTATTTTGGAATAATACAACTTGTTTTTTCAAAAAATTTAATACAAAATCACTTTGATTTAGGAAAAGAATTTCTCATTAAAGTTAATGGAAAAGTAGTAAAAAAAAAATCTAAAAATTACAATATATCTACAGGAGAAATAGAAATTTTAGTTTCTAAATTAGAAATATTGAATCCATCTATTCTCCCACCTTTTATTATAGAAGATAAAACAGATGGAGATGAAGAATGTCGTATGAAATATAGATATCTTGACATCCGAAGAAATCCTATAAAAAATAATTTGATACTTCGTCATAAGATATCTATAGAAATACGAAATTTTCTTTCTAAAAATGGATTTATAGAGATAGAAACTCCTTTATTGATAAACCATACTCCAGAAGGAGCTAGAAGTTTTGTAGTTCCTTCTAGAATTCATTCCGGTAAATTTTATTCTTTACCTCAATCTCCTCAACTATTTAAACAATTATTGATGATAGGAGGAATAGATAAATATTTTCAAATTGTAAAATGTTTTCGAGATGAAGATTCTCGTTCTGATCGTCAAATTGAATTTACACAAATAGATTGTGAAATGTCCTTTGTAGAGGTTAATGAAATTCTTCTTTTTTTTGAATATTTTATTAAATATATATTCAAAAAAATAAAAAATATTCAATTAGAACCTTTTACTTGTATTACTTATTCTGACGCAATGACAAAATATGGAACTGAAACCCCGGACCTCCGTTTTATAATAAAAATTTTAGATATAAATAATTTTATTCAAAAAAATGAATTTGAATATTTTCAAAAAAAAAAATTTATAATAGTAATTAACGTACTAAAATGCAGTCATTATACATATGATCAAATTCATTCAATAATCAAATCGATTAAACAATCCAAAATAGAAGATAAAGAAATTTTTTGGGTAAAATTTTTTCCTGATAAAACATTTTTTTATTCAAAAAAAAAATTATTTACTAGAGAAAATTTAGTGAAAATTATAAATAATATAGATTCTAATCCTGGTGATTTATTATTTATTTTTTTTGAAAAAAAAATACAAACAAAAATAAAACTTAATAAATTACGTATAGATATATCAAATTGCTTAAATATTCTAAAAAATTATCAAATATTTAAACCTTTATGGATTATAGATTTACCTCTTTTAGAATGGAATGAAAAATTCCAAAGATATAGGTCTTTTCATCATCCTTTTACTAGTCCAAAAAAAGAAGATATACATTTATTGGAAAAATTTCCAGGTAATATTCGTTCTAAATCCTATGATTTAATTATTAATGGTGTAGAAATAGGTGGTGGATCTATACGTATTCATGATAAAAAAATACAAAATTTAATTTTCAAACATTTAGGATTATCCATAAAAGAAATAAAATCTGAATTTGGTTTTTTAATTAAAGCTCTTGAATATGGTGCCCCTCCTCATGGAGGAATTGCATTTGGATTAGATAGATTATTATCTGTTTTGGAAGGAAAAGGGAATATAAAAGATTTTATTGCTTTTCCAAAAAATAATTCTGGAAAAGATATTATGGTTAATTCTCCATCTTTTTTAAAAGAAAAAAAGTTAAAAGAATTGAATATATAA
- the infB gene encoding translation initiation factor IF-2: MTDKIRLKNVLTKFNISLKRVVNFLKKKGIKIENNPNAKIEEKIYKFIVREFKTYKEIRDASEKVFLQKQIEKEKIKKELLKSKYSPKIIRAKSENLIVFKKIGKINIDTLEKKHGKKEFFTEKKKDFNNKIREINKKPDSFKSIHNKDKKPEHIDTIYQKLDGVMLTGDRIDLSQFEKKRIRLEDKIKKKRKRIKKEIFVEDMKNIPVKKKQEKEKKIYFTHSSYKKIEKSKNKKNSQKSGITKDQIEKQIKETLEKISSKGIKSKASKIRKEKRQYKKEKRILQNEIENKKQEKTLKIAEFTTVNELSSMMNVNATDVIISCMSLGIMVTMNQRLDAEIITLVTDEFGYNVEFVGLDLEEMIQDDKDLEENLQNRPPIITVMGHVDHGKTSLLDHIRNTNVIAGEAGGITQHIAAYSVECANNQSITFLDTPGHEAFTAMRARGAQITDIAIIVIAVDDQVMPQTKEAISHAQAANVPMIFVFNKMDKPNAKSDKIREQLANLNFLVEEWGGKYPSQEISAKLGTGVDKLLEKVLLLSELLDLKSNPNKPAVGTVIEASLDKGRGYITTILLQGGTLKIGDYVLAGINHGKVKNILDERGKSIHSAGPSKPITILGLNGAPTAGDKFKVFKDEKLAKQLASRKEQLQREQNIRSQKHLTLDEIGRRIALGDFKELKIILKGDVDGSVEAISDALQKLSTNTIMVNIIYKGVGQITESDVLLASASDAVIIGFNVRPNNGSKNIAKKEDIEIRTYSIIYNIINDLQEAMDGMLSPEIREKILGNAEIREIFKISKTGNIAGCMVIEGKLLRQGKVRLIRDGIVIFQNGELTSLKRFKEDVKEVSKGYECGLGIKDYHNIRHGDIVEVYEELSTTNNKKS; this comes from the coding sequence ATGACTGATAAAATCAGATTAAAAAACGTATTGACTAAATTTAATATTTCCTTAAAAAGAGTCGTTAATTTTTTGAAAAAAAAAGGAATTAAAATAGAAAATAATCCTAATGCAAAAATAGAAGAAAAAATATACAAATTTATTGTACGAGAATTTAAAACTTATAAAGAAATACGAGATGCTTCTGAAAAAGTTTTTTTGCAAAAACAAATAGAAAAAGAGAAAATAAAAAAAGAATTATTAAAATCAAAATATTCTCCTAAAATCATTCGTGCAAAATCAGAAAATTTAATTGTTTTTAAAAAAATAGGAAAAATAAATATAGATACACTAGAAAAAAAACATGGAAAAAAAGAATTTTTTACAGAAAAAAAAAAGGATTTTAATAATAAAATTAGAGAAATAAATAAAAAACCTGATTCTTTTAAATCCATTCATAATAAAGATAAAAAACCTGAACATATAGATACAATCTATCAAAAATTAGATGGAGTTATGTTAACAGGAGATAGGATTGATTTATCTCAATTTGAAAAAAAACGAATAAGACTAGAAGATAAAATTAAAAAAAAACGAAAAAGAATTAAAAAAGAAATTTTTGTTGAAGATATGAAAAATATTCCTGTAAAGAAAAAACAGGAAAAAGAAAAAAAAATTTATTTTACCCATTCTTCTTATAAAAAAATTGAAAAATCAAAAAATAAAAAAAATTCACAAAAATCTGGAATTACAAAAGATCAAATTGAAAAACAAATTAAAGAAACTTTAGAAAAAATTTCTTCAAAAGGGATAAAATCAAAAGCTTCAAAAATTAGAAAAGAAAAACGTCAATACAAAAAAGAAAAAAGAATTCTTCAAAATGAAATAGAAAATAAAAAACAAGAAAAAACACTCAAAATAGCTGAATTTACAACTGTAAATGAATTATCATCTATGATGAATGTAAATGCAACAGATGTAATTATTTCTTGTATGTCTTTAGGAATTATGGTTACTATGAATCAACGATTAGATGCAGAAATAATAACACTAGTGACAGATGAATTTGGATATAATGTAGAATTTGTAGGATTAGATTTAGAAGAAATGATTCAAGATGATAAAGATTTAGAAGAAAATCTACAAAATAGACCTCCTATTATTACTGTAATGGGGCATGTAGATCATGGAAAAACCTCTTTATTGGATCATATTAGAAATACTAATGTAATTGCAGGTGAAGCTGGTGGAATTACTCAACATATAGCAGCTTATAGTGTAGAATGTGCTAATAATCAAAGTATAACTTTTTTAGATACTCCAGGTCATGAAGCATTTACAGCTATGCGTGCAAGAGGAGCACAAATTACAGATATTGCGATTATAGTTATTGCAGTAGATGATCAAGTCATGCCTCAAACAAAAGAAGCTATTAGTCATGCCCAAGCAGCTAATGTTCCTATGATATTTGTATTCAATAAAATGGATAAACCAAATGCAAAATCTGATAAAATTCGAGAACAATTAGCTAATTTAAATTTCTTAGTAGAAGAATGGGGAGGAAAATATCCGTCTCAAGAAATATCCGCAAAATTAGGAACTGGAGTGGATAAATTATTGGAAAAAGTACTTTTATTATCAGAATTATTAGATTTAAAATCAAATCCAAATAAACCTGCTGTAGGTACAGTTATAGAAGCTTCTTTAGATAAAGGTAGAGGCTATATTACTACCATTCTTTTGCAAGGTGGAACATTAAAAATAGGAGATTATGTATTAGCAGGAATTAATCATGGAAAAGTAAAAAATATTTTAGATGAACGTGGAAAATCTATTCATTCAGCAGGACCTTCCAAACCCATTACTATATTAGGATTAAATGGGGCACCTACTGCTGGGGATAAATTTAAAGTTTTTAAAGATGAAAAACTAGCTAAACAATTAGCTTCAAGAAAAGAGCAATTACAAAGAGAACAAAATATACGATCTCAAAAACATCTAACATTAGATGAAATAGGAAGAAGGATTGCCTTAGGGGATTTTAAAGAATTAAAAATAATTCTTAAAGGTGATGTAGATGGCTCTGTAGAAGCTATTTCGGATGCATTACAAAAATTATCTACAAATACCATTATGGTTAATATTATCTATAAAGGAGTAGGACAAATTACAGAATCCGATGTATTATTGGCGAGTGCTTCAGATGCCGTTATAATAGGATTTAATGTTCGTCCAAATAATGGATCTAAAAATATAGCAAAAAAAGAAGATATAGAAATACGTACTTATTCAATTATATACAATATTATTAATGATCTTCAAGAAGCTATGGATGGAATGTTATCTCCTGAAATAAGAGAAAAAATATTAGGAAATGCAGAGATAAGAGAAATTTTTAAAATTTCAAAAACTGGTAATATAGCTGGATGCATGGTAATAGAAGGAAAATTATTACGTCAAGGAAAAGTAAGATTAATTAGAGATGGAATAGTTATATTCCAAAATGGGGAATTGACTTCTTTAAAACGTTTTAAAGAAGATGTTAAAGAAGTATCTAAAGGATATGAATGTGGTTTAGGAATCAAAGATTATCATAATATTAGACATGGAGATATCGTTGAGGTTTATGAAGAATTATCTACTACTAATAATAAAAAAAGTTAA